The proteins below come from a single Loxodonta africana isolate mLoxAfr1 chromosome 20, mLoxAfr1.hap2, whole genome shotgun sequence genomic window:
- the UBE2T gene encoding ubiquitin-conjugating enzyme E2 T: protein MMQRATRLKRELNLLATEPPPGITCWQEKDQMDDLRAQILGGANTPYAKGVFKLEVIIPERYPFEPPKIRFLTPIYHPNIDSAGRICLDVLKLPPKGAWRPSLNIATVLTSIQLLMSEPNPDDPLMADISSEYKYNKPVFLENARRWTEKHARQKQKADEEEMLDNLPEASDPEAHNATQKRKAGQLGGMEKKFHPDV, encoded by the exons ATGATGCAGAGAGCTACACGTCTGAAGAGGGAGCTGAACCTGTTAGCCACAGAGCCACCCCCAGGCATCACATGTTGGCAAGAGAAGGACCAGATGGATGATCTTCGAGCTC aaatattaGGTGGAGCCAACACACCTTATGCAAAAGGTGTGTTCAAGCTGGAAGTTATCATTCCTGAGAG GTACCCATTTGAACCTCCTAAGATCCGATTTCTGACTCCAATCTACCATCCAAACATTGATTCTGCTGGAAGGATTTGTCTAGATGTCCTCAAATTGCCACCAAAA GGTGCTTGGAGACCATCCCTCAACATTGCAACTGTGTTGACTTCAATTCAGCTGCTTATGTCAGAACCCAACCCCGATGACCCACTCATGGCTGACATA TCCTCAGAATATAAATATAATAAGCCAGTCTTCCTTGAGAATGCCAGGCGGTGGACGGAGAAGCATGCAAGACAGAAACAGAAG GCTGACGAGGAAGAGATGCTGGACAATCTACCAGAGGCCAGTGACCCGGAGGCACACAACGCTACACAGAAAAGGAAAGCCGGGCAACTGGGAGGGATGGAAAAGAAATTTCACCCAGATGTTTAG